One window of Alkaliphilus metalliredigens QYMF genomic DNA carries:
- a CDS encoding Rne/Rng family ribonuclease, which produces MNQIIASVSLIETKVALLEGQELVELYIDRKNSRRIVGNIYKGRVINVLPGMEAAFVDIGLEKNAFLYVKDALSEEMFNQDVTKLKDLNIRELVKPGQEIVVQVIKEPISSKGARVTRNITLPGRYLVLMPYTDYVGVSRQIGNTAERDRLKSEIEEIKPANMGIIVRTVAAGKEKEDFKDDIKFLLKLWLKIEKDKKLGYPPKTIYKDFDILNRTIRDTFTKSIERFVIDSPEAYQQSLELVELISPHLKDKLKLYEEPIDIFEYYGIESQIQKALEKKIWLQSGGYIIIDLTEALTVIDVNTGKYVGSIDLEDTVFKTNMEATKEIAKQLRLRNIGGIIIMDFIDMTNPNQKQKVLELLEKELSKDRTRTKVLGMTQLGLVEMTRKKVRDRIESTLQTKCPTCEGTGRILCEQTMLTKLEKMMIRTQKHTNAAAAIVDVNPNTYEAMMVYRTVIEEIELQTNIKVYFNKSSALSFDDLKVRSIGSIEMIQKLVDQKYS; this is translated from the coding sequence GTGAATCAAATTATTGCAAGTGTTTCTTTAATTGAAACCAAAGTGGCACTATTGGAAGGGCAAGAACTTGTGGAATTATATATTGACAGAAAGAATAGCCGTCGAATTGTAGGAAATATCTATAAGGGACGGGTGATTAACGTATTGCCAGGCATGGAAGCGGCTTTTGTCGACATCGGATTAGAAAAAAATGCGTTTCTGTATGTCAAAGACGCACTCTCAGAAGAGATGTTTAATCAAGATGTCACGAAATTAAAAGATTTGAATATAAGGGAATTAGTCAAGCCAGGGCAAGAGATTGTTGTTCAGGTCATCAAAGAACCTATTAGTTCAAAGGGCGCTCGAGTGACTAGGAATATTACCTTGCCAGGTCGATATCTTGTATTAATGCCCTATACTGATTATGTTGGGGTTTCTAGACAAATTGGAAATACCGCAGAAAGAGATCGTCTTAAAAGTGAGATTGAGGAGATTAAGCCTGCCAATATGGGCATTATTGTTCGAACAGTGGCAGCCGGCAAGGAAAAAGAAGATTTCAAGGATGACATCAAGTTTCTACTGAAGTTATGGTTAAAAATTGAAAAAGATAAAAAACTAGGTTATCCTCCAAAAACAATCTATAAAGATTTTGATATATTAAATAGAACAATTCGAGATACATTCACCAAATCAATAGAGCGATTTGTAATCGATTCACCAGAAGCCTATCAGCAGTCACTAGAGCTAGTGGAGCTTATTTCACCACACTTGAAGGATAAGCTAAAATTATATGAAGAACCCATTGATATTTTTGAATATTATGGGATCGAGTCTCAGATTCAAAAAGCATTAGAAAAGAAAATATGGTTGCAAAGTGGCGGGTATATTATTATTGATTTAACGGAAGCCTTAACGGTTATCGATGTGAATACAGGAAAGTATGTTGGCAGCATTGATTTGGAGGATACAGTCTTTAAGACTAACATGGAAGCAACCAAGGAAATTGCCAAGCAGCTTAGACTTCGAAATATTGGTGGTATTATTATTATGGATTTCATTGATATGACAAATCCAAACCAGAAACAGAAGGTGCTGGAGCTATTAGAAAAGGAACTAAGTAAAGATAGAACCCGTACTAAAGTACTGGGGATGACACAATTAGGTCTTGTTGAAATGACCCGCAAAAAAGTAAGGGATCGAATCGAATCGACTTTGCAAACAAAATGTCCAACTTGCGAGGGGACAGGTAGAATATTATGTGAACAAACCATGTTGACTAAACTAGAAAAAATGATGATTCGAACGCAAAAGCATACAAATGCCGCTGCAGCGATTGTTGATGTCAATCCCAATACATATGAAGCGATGATGGTATATAGGACGGTCATTGAGGAAATAGAACTCCAAACTAATATCAAAGTTTACTTCAATAAATCATCAGCACTAAGCTTTGACGATTTGAAAGTAAGGTCGATTGGAAGTATTGAGATGATTCAAAAACTAGTGGATCAAAAGTATAGTTAA
- a CDS encoding TIGR03936 family radical SAM-associated protein, whose product MMKIRSRFYKKDDMVFISHLDVIRVFERAIRRVNIPIAYTQGFNPHPIMAFAAALGLGISSEGEYIDIQFKENLEPQFFMEKLNEALPIGLQLVESKVISNREKSLMSIIQYASYLVKIPLGSNENKALKTTIENLLNRDEVMITKEKTKKVGRRKQVTRREVNIRDQIINLELMDSNEEMTLMSMLLVAGSEGNLKPEVVLGIINEEMEASIDLQTVRIHRVDLFKEINGEKMTPLEGLEKIIES is encoded by the coding sequence ATGATGAAAATTAGGTCACGTTTTTATAAAAAAGATGATATGGTATTTATTTCACACCTAGATGTCATCAGGGTATTTGAAAGAGCCATCAGAAGAGTTAATATTCCTATTGCATATACACAAGGGTTTAACCCCCATCCGATTATGGCTTTTGCCGCTGCTTTAGGACTTGGCATATCAAGTGAAGGTGAATATATTGATATTCAGTTTAAGGAAAATCTAGAACCGCAATTTTTTATGGAAAAGCTAAATGAAGCACTACCTATTGGCTTGCAACTAGTGGAAAGTAAAGTGATAAGCAACAGGGAGAAATCACTGATGTCTATTATCCAATATGCTTCATACTTGGTGAAGATACCCTTAGGCTCCAATGAAAATAAAGCTTTAAAAACGACAATAGAAAACCTTTTAAACAGAGATGAAGTCATGATTACTAAAGAAAAAACAAAAAAAGTTGGTAGAAGAAAACAAGTAACGAGACGGGAAGTCAATATTAGAGATCAAATCATTAACCTTGAGCTGATGGATTCCAATGAAGAAATGACCCTTATGAGCATGCTTTTAGTAGCAGGAAGTGAAGGTAATTTAAAGCCTGAGGTGGTGCTTGGAATCATAAATGAAGAGATGGAGGCATCTATTGATCTACAAACAGTAAGGATTCATAGAGTCGATTTATTTAAAGAAATAAATGGGGAAAAGATGACGCCCTTAGAAGGCTTAGAGAAGATTATTGAAAGTTAG
- the minC gene encoding septum site-determining protein MinC, with protein sequence MTQDNVIEFKGTKKGILVRIKPEIDFNLIKTQLIQKLEHTESFFKGAEIADIECDSLSFEERKELENLMTNRYQMIIHKKEVANIEEVPQDSVFDGINEGVTKFISGTLRSGRKIAYEGNIVILGDVNPGAQITAYGNIIVMGSLRGIAHAGANGNINACVAAFYLDPMQLRIGDIITRAPDGEYEKPNGPELARIKDNMVYIEPYLTKK encoded by the coding sequence GTGACACAAGATAATGTGATCGAATTCAAAGGAACCAAAAAGGGAATTTTAGTTCGAATTAAGCCGGAGATTGATTTTAATCTAATCAAAACACAATTAATTCAAAAACTAGAGCATACTGAAAGTTTTTTCAAGGGAGCCGAAATTGCAGACATTGAATGCGACAGTTTATCCTTTGAAGAACGGAAAGAACTTGAAAACCTAATGACAAATCGATATCAAATGATTATTCATAAAAAAGAAGTAGCGAACATTGAAGAAGTTCCTCAGGACTCTGTTTTTGACGGAATTAATGAAGGTGTCACTAAGTTTATTAGTGGTACTTTGCGCTCGGGACGAAAAATTGCCTATGAAGGAAATATTGTTATTTTAGGTGATGTCAATCCTGGAGCCCAAATCACTGCCTATGGTAATATTATTGTAATGGGGAGTCTAAGAGGAATTGCCCATGCAGGAGCAAATGGAAATATAAACGCTTGTGTGGCTGCTTTTTATTTAGACCCTATGCAGCTTAGAATCGGAGATATCATTACACGAGCTCCGGACGGAGAGTATGAAAAACCCAATGGGCCTGAATTAGCAAGAATAAAAGATAATATGGTATATATTGAACCTTATCTAACCAAAAAATAA
- a CDS encoding M50 family metallopeptidase translates to MNLFIIKGIKIKINFLLFPFLFISLLMGYLLELTTIMIIITIHELSHSLISSYYDIPVTEIELFPFGGVARTTYYLEKKPREETIIALAGPLSNIVLFILAKAIGKYIESPIGIYEFFLYANLSIGLFNLIPILPLDGGRILRSNLTTYFGIKKATTVMIYLSKVCSMILFLLGLWFSIKDIRYVYIILLAIFIWMRVEQQDEMLDYIVMQEMISKKVNLLQLGKMEAKYIVALEFLTLKEIYHEFKVDKYYIVTVINTKGEVIGQLTESQVLQGMVEATVNTSLETLLVSLSKGKELNKVFSND, encoded by the coding sequence ATGAATTTATTTATCATTAAAGGAATTAAAATTAAAATCAACTTCTTACTATTTCCTTTTCTTTTTATTAGTCTATTAATGGGGTATTTATTGGAATTAACCACAATCATGATTATTATTACAATTCATGAGCTATCACATAGTTTGATCTCTTCGTATTATGATATACCAGTAACGGAGATCGAATTATTTCCCTTTGGAGGTGTGGCTAGAACTACATATTACTTAGAAAAAAAACCAAGAGAAGAAACAATCATTGCATTGGCGGGGCCTTTATCAAATATAGTTCTTTTCATCCTTGCTAAAGCAATTGGAAAATATATTGAATCACCCATAGGTATATATGAATTTTTTTTATATGCCAACTTATCTATTGGGTTATTCAACCTAATTCCAATTTTGCCTCTAGATGGTGGAAGGATTTTGCGTTCAAATCTAACCACTTATTTTGGTATTAAAAAAGCAACTACGGTCATGATATATTTAAGTAAGGTCTGTAGTATGATATTATTCTTGTTAGGTCTATGGTTTTCCATAAAAGATATTAGATATGTATATATTATATTGCTAGCTATTTTCATATGGATGAGAGTAGAACAGCAAGATGAGATGCTAGATTATATTGTCATGCAAGAGATGATAAGTAAAAAGGTGAATTTATTGCAACTAGGCAAGATGGAGGCTAAGTATATTGTTGCATTGGAGTTTTTAACTTTAAAAGAAATATATCATGAGTTTAAGGTGGATAAATATTATATTGTAACAGTGATCAATACCAAGGGAGAAGTGATAGGCCAATTAACAGAAAGTCAGGTATTACAAGGTATGGTGGAGGCAACAGTAAATACCTCTTTGGAAACCCTATTAGTCTCTTTGAGTAAAGGAAAAGAATTGAATAAAGTGTTTTCAAATGATTGA
- a CDS encoding TIGR03960 family B12-binding radical SAM protein: MQKIKIEELLYRVEKPARYLGNELNSVHKPTDEGLIRFAFCFPDIYEIGMSHLGMQILYHLLNNESNIYCERVFAPAVDMEEEMRKTNIPLFGLESREAITHFDFVGFTLQYELSYTNILNMLDLAQIPLFSKERENNHPIILVGGPCAYNPEPIADFVDIVILGEGEEVTLELVALYESLRKDQYNRGKFLVEAAKIQGVYVPSLYEVAYFEDGTIKTFKSEIEGVPQRIQKRFIHNLDESFYPEEIIVPYLDIVHDRVMLEIFRGCIRGCRFCQAGMIYRPVREKTPDKVGYFAEKLLKSTGYEEVSLASLSTSDYTGLDPLVRHLIDKYEEDKVGISLPSLRLDSFSLELIEEIQKVRKTGLTFAPEAGSQRLRDVINKGLTKNDLVQATTKAFASGWSSVKLYFMIGLPTETFDDLLGIKDLAMDVIETYHQAPKALRGKGLNVTVSTSTFVPKAFTPFQWEPQDTQKDIDEKQSYLMKELKHKSITYNYHDAKTSFLEAVFARGDRKLSKVLAMALQEGCKFDSWQEHFSYHKWMSIFEKCNMDPNFYVSRKREYDEILPWDHIDIGVTKQFLIKESEKAKNEELTDNCRTSCAACGITQMETGGICK; encoded by the coding sequence ATGCAAAAAATCAAAATTGAGGAGCTACTATATAGAGTTGAAAAACCAGCTAGATATTTAGGGAACGAACTAAATAGTGTACATAAGCCTACTGATGAAGGGTTGATTAGATTTGCTTTCTGCTTTCCTGATATCTATGAGATTGGTATGAGTCACTTGGGAATGCAGATTTTATATCACTTGCTTAATAATGAGTCAAACATATACTGTGAAAGGGTTTTTGCTCCAGCGGTAGACATGGAAGAAGAAATGAGAAAAACAAACATACCCCTATTTGGCTTAGAAAGCAGGGAAGCAATCACTCATTTTGATTTTGTTGGCTTTACATTACAATATGAATTAAGCTATACAAACATTTTAAATATGTTAGATCTTGCCCAAATTCCTCTTTTCAGTAAAGAAAGAGAAAATAATCATCCCATTATTTTAGTAGGAGGACCTTGTGCCTATAATCCGGAACCGATTGCGGATTTTGTAGATATTGTGATATTAGGTGAAGGAGAAGAGGTTACCCTAGAATTAGTTGCCTTGTATGAAAGCCTAAGAAAAGACCAGTATAATAGAGGGAAATTCTTAGTTGAAGCTGCTAAAATTCAAGGTGTATATGTCCCTTCTCTATATGAGGTAGCCTATTTTGAGGATGGAACAATTAAAACTTTTAAGTCTGAAATTGAAGGGGTACCACAGCGAATTCAAAAACGATTTATTCATAATCTAGACGAAAGCTTCTACCCTGAAGAGATTATCGTTCCTTATTTAGATATTGTTCATGACCGGGTGATGCTTGAAATTTTCAGAGGTTGCATCAGAGGATGTCGGTTTTGCCAAGCTGGAATGATTTACAGGCCTGTGCGGGAAAAAACCCCTGATAAGGTAGGCTATTTTGCAGAAAAACTATTAAAAAGCACAGGGTATGAAGAGGTCTCTCTAGCTTCATTAAGCACAAGTGACTATACAGGGCTAGATCCATTGGTCAGACACCTCATTGATAAATATGAAGAAGATAAAGTAGGGATTTCTTTACCTTCCTTGAGACTGGATAGTTTCTCTTTAGAATTAATTGAAGAAATTCAAAAGGTTAGAAAAACGGGGTTAACATTTGCCCCAGAGGCAGGAAGTCAAAGGCTACGAGATGTAATCAATAAAGGATTAACAAAAAATGACTTGGTACAAGCTACGACTAAGGCCTTTGCATCGGGATGGAGTAGTGTCAAGCTGTATTTTATGATTGGATTACCTACGGAGACATTTGATGACCTACTTGGAATTAAGGATTTAGCTATGGATGTCATCGAGACATATCATCAGGCACCAAAGGCCTTGAGAGGAAAAGGACTTAATGTAACTGTCAGCACTTCAACCTTTGTGCCTAAGGCTTTCACACCATTTCAATGGGAACCTCAAGATACACAAAAGGATATTGATGAAAAACAAAGCTATTTAATGAAGGAATTAAAGCATAAAAGCATTACCTATAACTACCATGATGCAAAAACAAGTTTCTTAGAAGCTGTATTTGCCCGGGGAGATCGAAAGTTATCGAAAGTGTTAGCCATGGCACTGCAGGAAGGCTGTAAGTTTGATAGCTGGCAGGAACATTTTAGTTATCATAAGTGGATGAGTATTTTTGAAAAATGCAATATGGATCCAAATTTCTATGTATCTCGAAAACGTGAATATGACGAGATATTACCATGGGATCATATTGACATCGGTGTGACAAAACAGTTTTTAATAAAAGAAAGTGAGAAAGCCAAAAATGAGGAATTAACAGATAATTGTCGAACCAGTTGTGCTGCTTGTGGGATTACCCAGATGGAAACAGGGGGAATATGCAAATGA
- the mgsA gene encoding methylglyoxal synthase, whose protein sequence is MNIALIAHDNKKKMMINFTTAYELILLNHQLYATGTTGKRIMEETNLKVTRFQSGPLGGDQQIGAEIANNRMDVVIFLRDSLTAQPHEPDIQALIRLCDVHMIPVATNIATAEILIRALERGDLDWRERVKERG, encoded by the coding sequence ATGAATATTGCATTGATCGCCCACGATAATAAAAAGAAAATGATGATTAACTTTACAACAGCATATGAACTCATTTTATTAAACCATCAATTATATGCCACGGGGACAACTGGAAAAAGAATCATGGAAGAAACCAACTTGAAGGTCACAAGGTTTCAATCGGGACCGTTAGGTGGCGATCAACAAATTGGTGCTGAAATAGCCAATAATCGGATGGATGTGGTGATTTTTTTGAGGGATTCTCTGACAGCCCAACCACATGAACCTGATATACAAGCGCTGATTCGACTGTGTGATGTACATATGATACCAGTGGCCACTAACATTGCCACAGCTGAGATATTAATAAGAGCTTTAGAACGAGGCGATTTAGATTGGCGAGAGCGTGTTAAAGAAAGAGGATAA
- a CDS encoding penicillin-binding transpeptidase domain-containing protein, translated as MMIFKKLQDRFNVMILIVATIFIAIAFQLASIMLVQGDHYREQAENRIVKSIPATAARGEIRDRYGRLLAGNRPSFTLQIMKNEVVDESINEVALKLIEILEEDDNRYNDDFPIVFTEEGDYAFTYDMEIESWKMRHSLEEVKSAVDAFEILRRRYDIQGDVTIEEIVEAEENRIALEIQQQFIEIPNLSVPISILTWKFIDEMRKDQWLQGYHITDFEVSAYDAFKMLREEIYKIPETYSDLEARKIMVVREHLRNQGYLQYQPVKLAQDISASAVAQIEENIYDLPGVNIAVEPIRYYPNDKLASHLLGSLGKISQQHEIDRFVRELNYLASDIIGKTGLEHSFEETLKGKDGSQRMIVDARGRLIDVVERKEPIPGDTLYLTIDANLQRVAEETLEEVLTTLQAGGIYESRWGNTNYLGTSGRMSNATSGSVVVTDVKTGELLALANYPSYDPNNFATGISMTDWQALMPENERDPLAPRPLQNIALSTAIQPGSTFKMAVGLAGIDQGLSPKYEILDRGFIQVGGHSFGNWLWNTRRGTMGRQNLAQAIAQSNNYYFYSLANGYDYGSSRPLPIRMNMDILVDYTKKLGLDERTGIEIQVPRERSGGVPSIENKLRTVKVMLRNHLNRQMSVEDLDETKVEVSRIVLDEIIEQIVDWADENPSRGVLYNRLLELGLREEKVSLYTDIVKYSYYNQARWSVADTMNFAIGQGEHTYTPIQMTNYMAILANGGYRYNVSTVRKTQSFDGSNTMLYPPELVEKIELNDYGNLDEVNYGMLMVTESSISNIGSARNYFNQFPIKVAAKTGTAQRSGKIPPIDEEVYLKQHMRSFQVSEEAVALKTDELMEANRDNARFQDRGYAMRQAIKALNPSIKDADLDRFKEDYDHYAWFTGFAPYDDPEIAITVLIFQGGSGGYGAPILREIVAEYMGLNALEHQEPFMIDNRLAR; from the coding sequence ATGATGATTTTCAAAAAACTACAGGACCGTTTTAATGTAATGATATTGATAGTCGCAACTATCTTTATTGCTATTGCATTTCAATTGGCATCGATAATGCTTGTGCAAGGTGATCATTATCGGGAACAGGCGGAAAACAGGATTGTAAAGAGTATCCCTGCTACTGCAGCACGTGGTGAAATACGTGATAGATATGGACGCCTATTAGCTGGGAATCGTCCTAGCTTTACGCTGCAGATAATGAAGAATGAGGTTGTGGACGAGAGTATTAATGAAGTTGCATTGAAGCTCATTGAGATTTTAGAAGAAGATGATAATCGATACAATGACGACTTCCCAATTGTTTTCACTGAAGAAGGTGACTACGCTTTTACCTATGATATGGAAATTGAAAGTTGGAAAATGAGGCATAGTTTAGAAGAAGTAAAATCTGCAGTAGATGCCTTTGAGATTTTAAGAAGACGGTATGATATTCAAGGGGACGTCACAATCGAAGAAATCGTTGAAGCTGAAGAAAATAGAATCGCTCTTGAGATACAGCAACAATTTATAGAAATCCCTAATTTAAGTGTGCCAATTTCAATCCTTACGTGGAAGTTTATTGATGAGATGCGGAAAGACCAGTGGCTTCAGGGGTATCATATAACTGATTTTGAGGTTAGCGCGTACGATGCATTTAAAATGTTACGAGAAGAGATTTATAAAATTCCTGAAACATATTCAGATCTAGAGGCGCGAAAAATTATGGTTGTTAGAGAACACTTGAGAAACCAGGGGTATTTACAATATCAACCTGTCAAATTAGCACAGGATATTTCTGCATCGGCAGTGGCTCAAATCGAAGAAAATATATATGATCTTCCCGGTGTTAATATTGCTGTAGAACCCATAAGATACTATCCTAATGACAAGTTAGCATCGCATTTATTAGGATCATTAGGGAAAATATCACAGCAACATGAGATTGATCGCTTTGTCAGAGAACTCAACTATTTGGCTAGTGATATCATTGGAAAAACAGGTCTAGAACATAGTTTCGAAGAAACACTAAAGGGGAAAGATGGCTCCCAACGCATGATTGTGGATGCCAGGGGTAGATTAATTGATGTAGTAGAAAGAAAAGAGCCGATTCCTGGAGATACCCTATATCTGACGATTGATGCCAACTTACAAAGAGTGGCAGAGGAAACATTAGAAGAAGTGTTAACAACATTACAAGCAGGTGGTATCTATGAAAGTCGATGGGGGAATACGAATTATTTAGGAACTAGTGGACGCATGTCAAATGCCACATCTGGCTCTGTGGTTGTAACCGATGTTAAAACTGGAGAACTGCTGGCCTTAGCAAATTATCCATCCTATGACCCTAACAATTTTGCCACGGGGATTAGTATGACTGATTGGCAAGCATTAATGCCTGAGAATGAACGAGATCCTTTGGCCCCAAGACCTTTGCAAAACATCGCTCTCAGCACAGCCATTCAGCCAGGGTCTACATTTAAAATGGCTGTAGGGCTGGCTGGTATTGACCAAGGGTTAAGTCCCAAATATGAAATTCTAGATCGAGGGTTTATCCAGGTAGGAGGACACTCCTTTGGTAACTGGTTGTGGAATACAAGAAGAGGAACCATGGGACGACAAAACCTAGCCCAAGCCATAGCCCAATCAAATAATTACTATTTCTACTCATTAGCTAATGGATATGACTATGGGAGCAGTAGACCATTGCCCATACGAATGAACATGGACATACTGGTGGATTACACCAAAAAACTTGGTCTTGATGAACGAACAGGAATCGAAATTCAAGTACCAAGAGAAAGATCCGGTGGCGTTCCAAGCATTGAAAATAAGCTAAGAACAGTAAAAGTGATGCTGAGAAATCACCTGAATCGTCAGATGAGTGTAGAAGATCTGGATGAGACAAAGGTAGAAGTGAGTAGAATCGTTTTAGATGAGATTATAGAGCAAATTGTCGACTGGGCTGATGAAAACCCATCTCGGGGAGTACTCTACAATCGACTCTTAGAACTAGGGTTAAGAGAAGAAAAGGTTAGTTTATACACAGATATTGTGAAGTATAGTTACTACAACCAAGCAAGATGGAGTGTGGCAGATACAATGAACTTTGCCATTGGACAAGGGGAACATACCTACACACCCATTCAAATGACAAATTATATGGCTATTTTAGCAAACGGAGGATATCGATATAATGTGAGTACTGTCAGAAAGACGCAGTCATTTGATGGGAGCAATACGATGCTGTATCCACCCGAGCTAGTTGAAAAAATTGAACTAAATGACTATGGTAATTTAGATGAGGTTAATTATGGGATGTTAATGGTAACAGAAAGTAGCATCAGCAACATCGGATCAGCAAGGAATTATTTTAATCAATTTCCAATAAAAGTGGCAGCTAAAACCGGTACGGCTCAGAGGTCAGGAAAAATACCTCCAATTGACGAAGAAGTTTATCTGAAACAGCACATGAGAAGCTTCCAAGTGTCAGAAGAAGCAGTCGCGTTAAAAACAGATGAGTTAATGGAAGCGAATCGTGATAATGCAAGATTTCAAGATAGAGGATATGCCATGAGGCAAGCAATCAAAGCCCTCAATCCAAGTATCAAAGATGCTGATTTGGATCGATTTAAGGAAGACTATGATCATTATGCATGGTTTACAGGCTTTGCACCCTACGATGATCCGGAAATCGCCATCACAGTATTGATTTTTCAAGGGGGATCTGGAGGATATGGAGCTCCGATTCTTAGAGAGATTGTAGCTGAATACATGGGGCTTAATGCATTAGAGCATCAAGAACCCTTTATGATTGATAATAGGTTAGCCAGATAA
- the minD gene encoding septum site-determining protein MinD: MGEVIVITSGKGGVGKTTTTANLGTGLAQLEYKVVVVDADIGLRNLDVVMGLENRIVYDIVDIVEGVCRLKQALIRDKRYEGLYLLPAAQTKDKTAIKPEEMKKLTDELRELFDYVLIDCPAGIEQGFKNAIIGADRAIVVTTPEISAVRDADRIIGLLEAAELQDPQLIVNRIRYDMVRRGDMMNIDDMIDILAIDLIGVVPDDESIVISTNKGEPAVTDLQSLAGQAYRNIAKRISGEEVPFVNMEAEEGFMSRLRKAFGLRK; encoded by the coding sequence ATGGGAGAAGTGATTGTAATCACATCAGGTAAAGGTGGTGTGGGTAAAACAACAACAACAGCTAACCTAGGTACAGGGTTGGCCCAATTAGAGTATAAAGTGGTCGTGGTGGATGCAGATATTGGACTTAGGAACTTAGATGTGGTCATGGGGCTAGAAAATCGTATTGTATACGATATTGTTGATATTGTAGAAGGGGTTTGTCGATTAAAGCAAGCGTTGATTAGAGATAAACGATATGAAGGGTTATATCTACTGCCTGCTGCGCAAACAAAGGATAAAACTGCAATCAAACCAGAGGAAATGAAAAAGCTAACTGATGAACTGCGGGAATTATTTGACTATGTTTTAATTGATTGTCCTGCTGGTATTGAGCAAGGTTTTAAAAATGCGATTATAGGTGCAGATCGTGCAATTGTTGTGACAACACCAGAAATTTCTGCTGTAAGAGATGCAGATCGAATTATAGGCCTATTAGAAGCTGCTGAATTACAAGATCCACAGCTTATTGTTAACCGGATAAGATATGATATGGTCCGTAGGGGAGACATGATGAATATTGATGATATGATTGATATCCTAGCCATAGACTTAATTGGTGTTGTTCCCGATGACGAATCAATTGTCATATCCACAAACAAGGGAGAACCAGCAGTAACAGATCTACAGTCATTAGCTGGACAAGCTTATCGTAATATTGCCAAGCGAATTTCAGGAGAAGAAGTGCCCTTTGTCAACATGGAGGCAGAAGAAGGATTTATGTCTAGGTTAAGAAAAGCATTTGGACTACGAAAATAA
- the minE gene encoding cell division topological specificity factor MinE has product MMDLFKFFSKDNGTSKKVAKERLKLVLVHDRTNCSPRFLEMLKEDIIKVISDYVEIDEVGLEIKLTTTKRDFDEQSVPALVANIPIKKMKERSR; this is encoded by the coding sequence ATGATGGATTTATTTAAATTTTTTAGTAAGGATAATGGAACAAGTAAAAAGGTGGCAAAAGAGAGATTAAAGCTAGTTTTAGTTCATGACAGAACTAATTGCTCTCCTCGCTTTCTTGAAATGCTGAAAGAGGATATCATTAAGGTGATTTCAGACTATGTGGAGATTGACGAAGTCGGCTTGGAGATAAAATTGACCACAACAAAGCGTGATTTTGATGAACAATCTGTACCGGCCTTAGTGGCGAATATTCCGATAAAAAAAATGAAAGAAAGAAGTCGTTAA
- a CDS encoding M23 family metallopeptidase, translating to MGVPQKNYEMVGIFKNRIAEKRDQVKEFNLMDWFKKTMIRTAISVLILIVILGIKSIQVDGFKQMSEQIDYQLKNQITVTEYYQHTINIVQKAMQKGEDLLGFIDFNGSSNNGLLFPLSGTEAELHESEIMQSIKEHRAVVITGIEGEVIVAAEDGVVIETGSNQLVGKFVVIKHKGELLSVYKHLQESQMGVNEIVNKGDVIGVSSEQLRFELWYRNELVDPSDYLGVKN from the coding sequence ATGGGTGTACCACAGAAGAATTATGAAATGGTGGGGATTTTTAAAAATAGAATTGCAGAGAAGCGGGATCAGGTAAAAGAATTTAATCTAATGGACTGGTTTAAAAAGACAATGATTCGGACCGCCATCAGTGTTTTGATATTGATTGTTATATTAGGGATAAAAAGCATTCAAGTAGATGGATTTAAACAAATGAGTGAGCAAATTGATTATCAGTTAAAAAATCAAATTACGGTAACCGAGTATTATCAGCATACAATAAATATTGTCCAGAAGGCAATGCAAAAAGGAGAGGATTTACTGGGTTTCATAGACTTCAATGGAAGTAGTAACAACGGCCTTTTATTTCCGTTGTCCGGTACAGAGGCTGAGTTACATGAGAGTGAAATCATGCAATCAATAAAGGAACATAGGGCAGTTGTCATTACGGGTATAGAAGGAGAAGTGATAGTAGCAGCGGAGGATGGGGTTGTCATAGAGACCGGTTCTAATCAATTGGTGGGTAAATTTGTCGTGATTAAGCATAAGGGTGAGCTTTTGTCTGTTTATAAACATTTACAAGAAAGTCAAATGGGAGTGAATGAAATCGTGAATAAAGGAGATGTGATTGGGGTGAGTTCAGAGCAATTACGATTTGAACTTTGGTATCGAAATGAACTAGTTGATCCATCGGACTATCTAGGAGTCAAAAATTAA